The DNA sequence cctgagccaactcccatCATCCTCTTCTGGTCCTCTGTCACACCCACGATACgagccacctacacacacagacagacagagcgtgtttctgttgtttgtttgtgtgtgtgtgtgtgtgtgtgtgtgtgtgtgtgtgtgtgtgtgtgtgtgtgtgtgtgtgtgtgtgtgtgtgtgtgtgtgtgtgtgtgtgtgtgtgtgtgtgtgtgtgtgtgtgtgtgtgcgtgtgagataTTATAgtgcataggtgtgtgtgtgtgtgtttataactaTGTCTTACCTGGCAGTCGACACTGAGAATGTGCAGAGCGGTTGTCATGGCGTTGGAGCGTGTGAACAGTTCTTTGAGCGCCATGAGAACGGTGGGGTCTAGAGGTCTGTTATTATCTGGTAGCAGGAGGGACTCAAACTGGTCCAGTCTGAAACACGACACCGTCTCCACCTGGTAACATGTTAATAACATGTCACTTCTCAAACTGGTCCAGTCTGAAACACGACACCATCTCCACCTGGTAACATGTTAATAACATGTCACTTCTCAAACTGGTCCAGTCTGAAACATGTCTCCACCTGGTAACATGTTATTAGTATACTGataacatgttaataacatgTCACTTCTCAAACTGGTCCAGTCTGAAACACATCTCCACCTGGTAACATGTTAATAACATGTAACTTCTCAAACTGGTCCAGTCTGAAACACGTCTCCACCTGGTAACATGTTATTAGTATACTGATAACATGTTAATACCATGTCACTTCTCAGACTGGTCCAGTCTGAAACACGACACCGTCTCCACCTGGTAACATGTTAATAACATGTCACTTCTCAAACTGGTCCAGTCTGAAACACGACACCGTCTCCACCTGGTAACATGTTAATAACATGTCACTTCTCAAACTGGTCCAGTCTGAAACACGTCTCCACCTGGTAACATGTTATTAGTATACTGataacatgttaataacatgTCACTTCTCAAACTGGTCCAGTCTGAAACACGACACCGTCTCCACCTGGTAACATGTTAATAACATGTCACTTCTCAAACTGGTCCAGTCTGAAACACGTCTCCACCTGGTAACATGTTATTAGTATACTGATAACATGTCACTTCTCAAACTGGTCCAGTCTGAAACACGACACCGTCTCCACCTGGTAACATGTTAATAACATGTCACTTCTCAAACTGGTCCAGTCTGAAACACGTCTCCACCTGGTAACAGCCTGGTAGTAACATCTCTGTATAACTCCTACATTAGGTTTGTTATTGTGTTGTAGCAGGAttacactgcactacactatattacattacattacattacattacactacattacactacgaGTTCATAGTCTGTTATTCACTGACATGTAGTCAAACTGAGCTACAAAACATCACCTACATCACAATGTTGTTCAATAAACATCTAATAGAATCACCTACATCACAATGTTGTTCAATAAACATCTAATTGAATCACCTACATCACAATGTTGTTCAATAAACATCTAATAGAATCACAATGTTGTTCAATAAACATCTAATAGAATCACCTACATATCAATGTTGTTCAATAAACATCTAATAGAATCACCTACATCACAATGCTGTTTATTGTAAATCAAATTAAATAAACAACACccaaccacaacaaacctgcgGCCTCTGAAAGTGtgaatcctcctcttcctcctggacCTGCCCGTCAATTGGTAACCGAGGCAACTCCCCGCTTTCCTGTGCCTCCAGGAAGCTGAAGGATGTCTCAGTGAGACGGGCTCTGCTCTGCCACTTCTCCTCCGCACGCAGCCTGTCCACGTGGCCACGCTttctgacaggaaacacacaataacacatacacacacacacacacacacacacacacacacacacacacacacacacacacacacacacacacacacacacacacacacacacacacacacacacacacacacacacacacacacacacacacacacacatatatatatatatatacacatatatacatatatatacatacatacacacacacactacataactAAAAGTattggacacctgcttgtcgagtatctcattccaaaatcatggtcattaatatggagttggtccccctttgctgctataacagcctccactcttctgggaaggctttccactagatgttggaacattgctgcggggatttgcttccattcagccacgagaattagtgaggttgggcactgatgttgggcgacagtctgcgttccaattcagcccaaaggtgttcgatggggttgaggtcagggctctgtgtcgtccagtcaagttattccacaccgatctcgacaaaccatttctgtatggacctcgctttgtgcacgggggcattttcatgctgaaacaagaaagggcctttcccaaactgttgccacaaagttggaagcacagaattgtctagaatttcattgtatgctgtagcgttaagatttcccttcactggaactaaggggcctagcctgaaccatgaaaaacagccccagaccattattcctcctccaccaaactttacagttggcactatgcattggggcaggtagagttctcccggcatccgccaaacccagattcgtccatcggactgccagatggtgaaacgtgattcatcattccagagaacgcatttccactgctctagagtccaatggcggcgagttttacaccactccagccgacgcttggccttgcacatggtgatcttaggcttgtgtgcggctgcccgcccatgaaaacccatttcatgaagctcccgacgaacagttcatgtgctgacgctgcttccagagacagtttagaactcgatagtgagtcttacaaccgaggacagacgatttttacaaaCTACGCGTTTCAACACTCAGCGGTCTACCACTTCAaggctgaaccgttgttgctccttcacaataacagcacttacagttgaccagggcagctcaagcaaggcagaaatttgacaaactgacttgttggaaaggtggcatcctatgacagtgccacgttgaaagtcactgagctcttcagtaaagccattctactgccaatgtttgtctatggagattgcatggctgtgtgattgtcagtaacaggtgtggctgaaatagccgaatccactaactgTTCATTACAACCACATCTAGAGGCTACCAGAGGTTACTGATGTAACCCCGGTTCTATGAAccaagcatgtttttttttttacattttatttgatagtTTCATCAGTCGCGGcccctagtttgggaaacgcCGTAAGACCCAAATGGTTTCTTCTTACTTTGATTCAGGCACCTGGATGACCAGCTCGTCATAGGGGTCCTCACGGTGACGGTTGGGAGGAGTCCCGGGGAAGAAGGTGGACACTCTGAAGGGTTTGGGCGGGGCTCGGGGGTGCAGCTGTCCGTCAGAACCTCGCAGCGTCACACCTCCACCTGGGGACCACAGGAGGGGTTACAGAACGGGTGTTTCACCTGGGTGTGTCACGGTGACGTCATAGGGGTCGtcacctgggtgtgtgtgtggtatgtggtgtgttacctgggtgtgtgtgtgtgtggtgtgttacgtgggtgtgtgtgtggtgtgttacctgggtgtgtgtgtgtgtgtgtgtgtgtgtgtgtgtggtgtgttacctgggtgtgtgtgtgtgtgtgttacctgggcttgtgtgtggtgtgttacctgggtgtgtgtgtggtgtgttacctgggtgtgtgtgtgtggtgtgttacctgggtgtgtgtgtgtgtgtggggggggtgtgttacctgtgtgtgtgtgtggtgtgttacctgggtgtgtgtgtgtggtgtgttatctgggtgtgtgtgtgtgtgtgtgtgtgtggtgtgttacctgggtgtgagggccgtgtgtgtggtgtgttacctgggtgtgtgtgtgtgtgtgttacctgggcttgtgtgtggtgtgttacctgggtgtgtgtgtggtgtgttacctgggtgtgtgtgtgtggtgtgttacctgggtgtgtgtgtggggtgtgttacctgtgtgtgtgtgtggtgtgttacctgggtgtgtgtgtgtggtgtgttacctgggtgtgagggtcgtgtgtgtgttacctgggtgtgagggtggtgtgtgtgttacctgggtgtgagggtcgtgtgtgtgttacctgggtgtgagggccgtgtgtgtgttacctgggtgtgagggtggtgtgtgtgttacctgggtgtgagggtggtgtgtgtgttacctgggtgtgagggtggtgtgtgtgttacctgggtgtgagggtggtgtgtgtgttacctgggtgtgagggtggtgtgtgtgttacctgggtgtgagggtggtgtgtgtgttacctgggtgtgagggtggtgtgtgtgttacctgggtgtgagggtcgtgtgtgtgttacctgggtgtgagggtcgtgtgtgtgttacctgggtgtgagggtcgtgtgtgtgttacctgggtgtgagggtggtgtgtgtgttacctgggtgtgagggtcgtgtgtgtgttacctgggtgtgagggtcgtgtttgtgttacctgggtgtgagggtcgtgtgtgtgttacctgggtgtgagggtcgtgtgtgtgttacctgggtgtgagggtcgtgtgtgtgttacctgggtgtgagggtggTGTGAGGGTGGTCTGAGGGTGGTGTGAGGGTGGTctgagggtggtgtgtgtgttacctgggtgtgagggtcgtgtgtgtgttacctggtgtgagggtcgtgtgtgtgttacccctgggtgtgagggtcgtgtgtgtgttacctgggtgtgagggtcgtgtgtgtgttacctgggtgtgagggtcgtgtttgtgttacctgggtgtgagggtcgtgtgtgtgttacctgggtgtgagggtcgtgtgtgtgttacctgggtgtgagggtggtgtgtggtgttacctgggtgtgagggtggtgtgtgtgttacctgggtcagtggtgtgtgtgttacctgggtcagtggtgtgtgtgttacctgggtcagtggtgtgtgtgttacctgggtgtgagggtgtgtgtgtgttacctgggttgtagggtggtgtggtgtgttacctgggtgtgagggtggtgtgtgtgttacctgggtgtgagggtggtgtgtgtgttacctgggtgtgagggtcgtgtgtgtgttacctgggtgtgagggtcgtgtgtgtgttacctgggtgtgagggccgtgtgtgtgttacctgggtgtgagggtcgtgtgtgtgttacctgggtgtgagggtggtgtgagggtggtgtgagggtggtgtgtgtgttacctgggtgtgagggtggtgtgagggtggtgtgagggtcgtgtgtgtgttaccctgggtgtgagggtcgtgtgtgtgttaccctgggtgtggagggtcgtgtgtgtgttacctgggtgtgagggtgggtgtgtgtgttacctgggtgtgagggtcgtgtgtgtgttacctgggtgtgagggtcgtgtgtgtgttacctggtgtgagggtcgtgtgtgtgttacctgggtgtgagggtcgtgtgtgtgttacctgggtgtgagggtggtgtgtgtgttacctgggtgtgagggtcatgtgtgtgttacctgggtgtgagggtcgtgtgtgtgttacctgggtgtgagggtggtgtgagggtggtgtgagggtggtgtgtgtgttacctgggtgtgagggtggtgtgagggtggtgtgagggtcgtgtgtgttacctgggtgtgagggtcgtgtgtgtgttacctgggtgtgagggtcgtgtgtgtgttacctgggtgtgagggtcgtgtgtgtgttacctgggtgtgagggtggtgtgtgtgttacctgggtgtgagggtcgtgtgtgtgttacctgggtgtgagggtcgtgtgtgtgttacctgggtgtgagggtcggtgtgtgttacctgggtgtgagggtcgtgtgtgtgttacctgggtgtgagggtcgtgtgtgtgttacctgggtgtgagggtggtgtgtgtgttacctgggtgtgagggtggtgtgagggtggtgtgagggtggtgtgtgtgttacctgggtgtgagggtcgtgtatgtgttacctgggtgtgagggtcgtgtgtgtgttacctgggtgtgagggtcgtgtgtgtgttacctgggtgtgagggtggtgtgtgtgttacctgggtgtgagggtggtgtgtgtgttaccctgggtgtgagggtcgtgtgtgtgttacctgggtgtgagggtcgtgtgtgtgttacctgggtgtgagggtcgtgtgtgtgttacctgggtgtgagggtcgtgtgtgtgttacctgggtgtgagggtcgtgtgtgtgttacctgggtgtgagggtggtgtgtgtgttacctgggtgtgaggggtcgtgtgtgtgttacctgggtgtgagggtcgtgtgtgtgttacctaggtgtgagggccgtgtgtgtgttacctgggtgtgagggtcgtgtgtgtgttacctgggtgtgagggtggtgtgagggtggtgtgtgtgttacctgggtgtgagggtggTGTAAGGGTGGTGTGAGGgtcgtgtgtgttacctgggtgtgagggtcgtgtgtgtgttacctggatgtgagggtcgtgtgtgtgttacctgggtgtgagggtcgtgtgtgtgttacctgggtgttgagggtcgtgtgtgtgttacctgggtgtgagggtcgtgtgtgtgttacctgggtgtgagggtcgtgtgtgtgttacctgggtgtgagggtcgtgtgtgtgttacctgggtgtgagggtcgtgtgtgtgttacctgggtgtgagggtcGTGTGTGTCTGAGGGCTGAAGGGCTGATCAGGGGTTCGCTACCCGTTCGGAACACTGGGGAAATGGGGGCGGGGCCTACAGCCTCTGATTGACAGCTATGAGGCgcacctggagggagaggagagaggtgtgttTGTTACCTGAGCAGAGCTGGGAATGtacgagtgtgtgtgttacctgagcaGAACTGGgaatgtatgagtgtgtgtgtgttacctgagcaGAACTGGGAAtgcacgagtgtgtgtgtgttacctgagcaGAACTGGGAATGTACGAGTGTGTGTTACCTGAGCAGAACTGGGAatgtacgagtgtgtgtgtgttacctgagcaGAGGTGGGAatgtacgagtgtgtgtgtgttacctgagcaGAACTGGGAatgtacgagtgtgtgtgtgtgttacctgagcaGAGGTGGGAatgtacgagtgtgtgtgtgttacctgagcaGAGGTGGGAatgtacgagtgtgtgtgtgttacctgagcaGAGGTGGGaatgtacaagtgtgtgtgtgttgcctgagCAGAGGTGGGAATGtacgagtgtgtgtgttacctgagcaGAGGTGGGAatgtacgagtgtgtgtgtgttacctgagcaGAGCTGGGaatgtacaagtgtgtgtgtgttgcctgagCAGAGGTGGGAatgtacgagtgtgtgtgtgttacctgagcaGAGGTGGGAatgtacgagtgtgtgtgtgttacctgagcaGAGGTGGGAATGTacgagtgtgtttgtgttacctGAGCAGAGCTGGGAatgtacgagtgtgtgtgtgttacctgagcaGAGCTGGGAatgtacgagtgtgtgtgtgttacctgagcaGAGCTGGGAatgtacgagtgtgtgtgtgttacctgagcaGAGCTGGGAatgtacgagtgtgtgtgtgttacctgagcaGAGCTGGGAatgtacgagtgtgtgtgtgttacctgagcaGAGCTGGGAatgtacgagtgtgtgtgtgttacctgagcaGAGCTGGGAatgtacgagtgtgtgtgtgttacctgtgcgTAGGTTGCTTTCAGACTGTGCTGATTGGATCGAGGGTCTTCTGCCCAGATTCTCCAGGTTGGCTGGCTGACTCCCActcctgagaaacacacacacacacacacacacaaaacaatatacacacacacataaacaatacacacacacacacacaaacactaactATACCAAACACAACACAAAACAGTATCTTTGAGTGTGTAATTTtctgtgtatctatgtgtgtgtgtgtgtgtgtatgggtatgtgtgtgtgtgtgtgtgtatatgtgtgtatatgtgtatgtgtgtgtgtgtatatgtgtatgtgtgtgtgtgtgtgtgtatgtatatgtgtgtgtgtgtgtggtgtgtgtgtgtgtgtgtgtgtgtgtgtgtgtatgtatatgtgtgtgtgtgtgtgtgtgtgtgtgtatgtgtgtgtgtgtgtatgtgtgtaaagcCACCTGGGCAGTGTGTTAGTGACGTGTAGCGTGTCCATGTGTGATGAGTTGAAGCTGAGTCTCTTGCTGCGGTCTGGCTGTGATTCCACCCCCACCCTGTCAAGGGCGCTGTTGCTGGATCTGTTGCTGGATCTGTtgctgtctagaggagggaagaAAATAACATTAACAGTAGGTGAGACACAAGCCTccggaacacaacacttattcatGTACCTCCACACCACGTGTGGTTCTGGGGCAGTTCATTCATTCATAACCAATGTtttgacagactgacagactgacagacggacagacggacagacggacagagtgacagagtgacagagtgacagagtgacagacagacagagtgacagactgacagagtgacagagtgacagactgagagtgacagagtgacagagtgacagactgacagagtgacagagtgacagacagaccgacagagagacagagtgacagagtgacagactgacagactgagagacagagtgacagagtgacagacagactgacagagtgacagagtgacagacggacagactgacagacagagtgacagagtgacagtgacagactgacagagtgacagagtgacagagtgacagagtgacagacagactgacaaagtgacagagtgacagactgagagtgacagagtgacagagtgacagactgacagactgacagagtgacagagtgacatactgacagactgacagacagacagacagacagacagagtgacagagtgacagagtgacagagtgtgGTCCAGCGGTTAGTGGCCAGACCCCTGCAGACATGTACAGTTTAGATTGGAACACAACCCACTGCCTTTCTGACTGGTAAACTCCTCTACTTTTCCTGCACCTCAATGGAATAAAACTAATATTTCAACCCAAACTGTGACAGTGTGTTCTATCCACGTTGTCTGTGGGTTCTTACCGGTCCGCTCTGCCTGGCGCTCACTGATGACACGTATAGGCAGGGAGCGTGTGATTGGGTGATAGATCACGGCGCCAGAGGCCTGGGAGACAGGATGACGTCCACCCACGTGGAAACGCACCAGGGCGGGAATGTTGTCGAAACGATCCCCTTCAAACTGGAACAGCTCACGGGAGTAACCCTGGAGGACACACATAAttataacacacacacggactcacgtACACACATCAAACCAATCCCCTTCAAACTGGAACAGCTCACGGGAGTAACCCTGGAGGACACACATAAttataacacacacacggactcacgtACACACATCAAACCAGTCCCCTTCAAACTGGAACAGCTCACGGGAGTAACCCTGGAGGACACACAGAAttataacacacacacggactcgcGAACACACGTCAAACCAGTCCCCTCCAAATTGAAACAgaatagcacacacacaaacacacaccttcttGGGCCGAAGGACCACCCTAATGATCTTGTAGTGCAAGGGCTCATCCCTCCAATAGCTACTCAGGACATAGTCACCGGGGGAGGAGGCTGTGTCACGAACCAGAAAGTCACCATCTCTCTCCAGCAGAACCTCTGccccctagagagagagagagagagagagagagagagagagagagagagagagagagagagagagagagagagagagagagagagagagagagagagagagagagagagagagagagtgtacatCTCTATCTATAGGTCCATGGTACCaggtgtgtgtacctctctgccTATGGGTCCATGGTACCaggtgtgtgtacctctctgccTATGGGTCCATGGTACCAggcgtgtgtgtctgtatctctctgcCTATGGGTCTATggtaccaggtgtgtgtgtgtgtacctctctgccTATGGGTCCATggtaccaggtgtgtgtgtgtgtacctctctgccTATGGGTCCATggtaccaggtgtgtgtgtgtgtacctctgccTATGGGTCCATggtaccaggtgtgtgtgtgcctctctgccTATGGGTCCATGGtaccaggtgtgtttgtgtgtgtacctctctgccTATGGGTCTATggtaccaggtgtgtgtgtacctctctgccTATGGGTCCATGGTaccaggtgtgtgtctgtgtgtgtacctctctgccTATGGGTCCATggtaccaggtgtgtgtgtgtgtgtgtgtgtgtgtacctctctgccTATGGGTCCATggtaccaggtgtgtgtgtgtgtgtacctctctgccTATGGGTCCATggtaccaggtgtgtgtgtgtgtgcctctctgccTATGGGTCCATggtaccaggtgtgtgtgtgtacctctctgccTATGGGTCTATGGTACCaggtgtgtgtacctctctgccTATGGTTCCATggtaccaggtgtgtgtgtgtgtacctctctgccTATGGGTCCATggtaccaggtgtgtgtgtgtacctctctgccTATGGGTCCATggtaccaggtgtgtgtgtgtacctctctgccTATGGGTCCATggtaccaggtgtgtgtgtgtacctctctgccTATGGGTCCATggtaccaggtgtgtgtgtgtacctctctgccTATGGGTCCATggtaccaggtgtgtgtgtgtacctctctgccTATGGGTCCATGGTACCAGGCGTGACTCCTCAGGTCATCAGCAGATAGCTTCAGTTCCTCCTCCAACTCCTTCTTCAGAGAGTCCATCTCCCTGCTACCTCCAAACACCTATACAACATTACAACAACGTTACAACAACAACCTTAGACTAAAATCCATCCCCCCTGCGACCTCCAAACACCTGCACAACAATACAACAACGTTACAACAACCTTAAACAGACATGCATCTCCCtgcaacacccacacacacctacaaCAAGAATAACCTTGGACTAACCTTACCGCAACGTTAAATTCTTGAAAAACATTGGGCTAACTGAAACTTTACAGAAAAAAACCCCACAGGCTTGAGTGTTTCagcatgtatgtctgtgtgtgtgcagggccggccgtagccttttgggggccctgagcgagatttggttggggggcccCACCCTACCAAGCGGGCACATTTTTTGTGCCCCCCCTTCTTGACGTTGGGGAGAAATGTTTTAAAGGTaatgtcctgcaattctaaaATGTTGTACTTTTAAAGCAAGTCTTCTggagttctacacattttgccatggagcggAGAGAACGTTTAGCAATTTTCtaacaaatttcatgcaattctactcatcaATAACAAAATCAAATGGGGTCCCCCTGTAGGTAAGGGCCACAGCCATGTGCCCTGTCAGTATTCGTCCATGATTACTACAATTTTAGATAACTGGCTAGGGGCTAACTTaccaagacatttttttttttgctgatatGTCTAATTGAGTCGGGGGCCCTAAACGACCACTTACGTCGCTGCCTGgagccctgtgtgtgtgagcttacCTTCAGCTGACTCAGGTATGCAGTGACACTCCTCCTCTTACTGAAAGACAAAAATAACACATTTGCTAATGTggactttctctgtctctctcatactcctctgtctgtctgtctctctcatactcctctgtctgtctgtctctctcatactcctctgtctgtctgtctgtctgtctgtctgtctgtctctctgtctgtctgtctgtctgtctgtctgtctgtctgtctgtctgtctctctcatactcctctgtctgtctgtctctctcatactcctctgtctgtctgtctctctcatactcctctgtctgtctgtctgtctgtctgtctctgtctgtctgtctgtctctctcatactcctctgtctgtctgtctctctcatactcctctgtctgtctgtctctctcatactcctctgtttgtctgtctctctcatactcctctgtttgtctgtctctctcatactcctctctctctgtttgtctgtctctctctctctctctcatactcatctctgtctgtctgtctgtctaatgctcctctgtgtctgtctctctctcatattgTTAAATCCTATTTAAAGTATACTTTGAGCCCAAGTAGCTGCACAAAAACAACAGCAACCTCTGAGATGATGTTCCTAAACAACAACAGGCCAGAGGTCTCTGCCTGTTCTACACACTATAACAAGGCCCAGTCTTCCCAAACACCATTAAACAGCAGGTAGTCCAGCCTATTGTTTCCCTCTGTTCCTGGCAGAGTCAGAGGCTGGCTTGTCTTTTAACACACACTGGCATAGTTCCCCTCGCCAAGCAAAAGAGTACAACTGCAGCCCACAAATCAGGGCATTCTTGCATTTGGACATTACTGCATCTGCAGgaatgcccccccccccgccgAGCATCCCATTGGTTTCTTTATGAACACACTCCTCGACcatcccattggttccttcaTGAACACGCCCCCTCGAGGATCCCATTGGTTCCTGTatgaccccccctcccctcaagCATCCTATTGGTTCCTGTATGACCGCTCCCTCCCCTCAAGCATCCTATTGGTTCCTGTATGACCGCTCCCTCCCCTCAAGCATCCTATTGGTTCCTGTATGACCGCTCCCTCCCCTCAAGCATCCTATTGGTTCCTGTATGACCGCTCCCTCCCCTCAAGCATCCTATTGGTTCCTGTATGACCGCCCCCTCCCTTCAAGCATCCTATTGGTTCCTGTATGACCGCCCCCTCCCCTCAAGCATCCTATTGGTTCCTGTATGACCGCCCCCTCCCCTCAAGCATCCTATTGGTTCCTGTATGACCGCCCCCTCCCCTCAAGCATCCTATTGGTTCCTGTATGACCGCCCCCTCCCATCAAGCATCCTATTGGTTCCTGTATTACCGCCCCCTCCCCTCAAGCATCCTATTGGTTCCTGTATGACCGCCTCCTCCCCTCAAGCATCCTATTGGTTCCTGTATGACCGCCCCCTCCCCTCAAGTATCCTATTGGTTCCTGCATGAACACCCCCCAACCCCCCTTAGAGCACGATATCTTCATGTTTGTGACTCTTCCAAAgggaaataaaagtattataTGAGTTTCTTCTGCCCTCGCCGTCGTTAACAGAACTGTTGGAAAACATTGCCAGACAGGCTGGAACAAAGAACATTCTAGCTAGCCACCGTTGTCCCCCCCGCCCCTTCTTCTGTGGTGTTTATCTGCAGCTGCCACCCAactccacctactgtactggagcgccCTGCCTCCCTCCTGTCCTAGCTTCAGAATGGACCAATAGAAGTAGAAAGAGGGTTTCCTGCACATGCAGGAATGAccacatgcaggaacgccccGAATTGCAGGCTGCAATTGCACCCTTCTCTCACCAAGTGTCAACCTGCTCCCTCCCACCCGCCACGCCCGTTAAGGTCCATTATACATCATCAATCAAACCGGATTTATGTGTGATAAGATCTGTCAAAGGTTGTTGACTTGTTGATTTGATATCTGCGAGGCGCTGCCGTTATAGGTTGCGGTTTTGGAGGAGAAAATCAGAACTTC is a window from the Salmo trutta chromosome 38, fSalTru1.1, whole genome shotgun sequence genome containing:
- the LOC115177601 gene encoding breast cancer anti-estrogen resistance protein 3 isoform X1, giving the protein MNNRSIAWWLKQIGLPQYTKSLEREYYGLEGLLYVCDVDLKEAGVDDPGHRDTILSQLLRHRQTLDPHSGMVEELRVSRKYSLGSSLDLVKPRKDLFRQSVLPRLRRKVTVSASCSQLHPLEEGLSPGLAPEQTRKRSKRRSVTAYLSQLKVFGGSREMDSLKKELEEELKLSADDLRSHAWYHGPIGREGAEVLLERDGDFLVRDTASSPGDYVLSSYWRDEPLHYKIIRVVLRPKKGYSRELFQFEGDRFDNIPALVRFHVGGRHPVSQASGAVIYHPITRSLPIRVISERQAERTDSNRSSNRSSNSALDRVGVESQPDRSKRLSFNSSHMDTLHVTNTLPRSGSQPANLENLGRRPSIQSAQSESNLRTGAPHSCQSEAVGPAPISPVFRTGSEPLISPSALRHTRPSHPGGGVTLRGSDGQLHPRAPPKPFRVSTFFPGTPPNRHREDPYDELVIQVPESKKRGHVDRLRAEEKWQSRARLTETSFSFLEAQESGELPRLPIDGQVQEEEEDSHFQRPQVETVSCFRLDQFESLLLPDNNRPLDPTVLMALKELFTRSNAMTTALHILSVDCQVARIVGVTEDQKRMMGVGSGLELVTLSHGQQLRQDLLERHHLLALGVAIDILGCTGTVGQRATVLHKVILLAQALRDHAHNLYAFSAVMKALEMPQVVRLERTWRALRRNHTESAVMFEKTLKPFMNALNDGDEEEDSVVQGPLAVPHLVPLLRLMEGEEGEHTERGCQLLYNTLQAARNAALHAPQYQEHAHSLLTGDWEPIPELLECFRTEFALRLFWGQTGAAADKEKRYDKFDKILTVLSNKLEPSEEFSPEL
- the LOC115177601 gene encoding breast cancer anti-estrogen resistance protein 3 isoform X3; the encoded protein is MVEELRVSRKYSLGSSLDLVKPRKDLFRQSVLPRLRRKVTVSASCSQLHPLEEGLSPGLAPEQTRKRSKRRSVTAYLSQLKVFGGSREMDSLKKELEEELKLSADDLRSHAWYHGPIGREGAEVLLERDGDFLVRDTASSPGDYVLSSYWRDEPLHYKIIRVVLRPKKGYSRELFQFEGDRFDNIPALVRFHVGGRHPVSQASGAVIYHPITRSLPIRVISERQAERTDSNRSSNRSSNSALDRVGVESQPDRSKRLSFNSSHMDTLHVTNTLPRSGSQPANLENLGRRPSIQSAQSESNLRTGAPHSCQSEAVGPAPISPVFRTGSEPLISPSALRHTRPSHPGGGVTLRGSDGQLHPRAPPKPFRVSTFFPGTPPNRHREDPYDELVIQVPESKKRGHVDRLRAEEKWQSRARLTETSFSFLEAQESGELPRLPIDGQVQEEEEDSHFQRPQVETVSCFRLDQFESLLLPDNNRPLDPTVLMALKELFTRSNAMTTALHILSVDCQVARIVGVTEDQKRMMGVGSGLELVTLSHGQQLRQDLLERHHLLALGVAIDILGCTGTVGQRATVLHKVILLAQALRDHAHNLYAFSAVMKALEMPQVVRLERTWRALRRNHTESAVMFEKTLKPFMNALNDGDEEEDSVVQGPLAVPHLVPLLRLMEGEEGEHTERGCQLLYNTLQAARNAALHAPQYQEHAHSLLTGDWEPIPELLECFRTEFALRLFWGQTGAAADKEKRYDKFDKILTVLSNKLEPSEEFSPEL